The following proteins are encoded in a genomic region of Pseudomonadota bacterium:
- the pspB gene encoding envelope stress response membrane protein PspB: MGELFIALFLGLLAPLWLVFHYITKWKTSKGLSSEDEKLLEELYQSAQRMESRINALETILDDRTERWREDRSDRQRPRS, encoded by the coding sequence ATGGGTGAACTTTTTATTGCATTGTTCCTGGGTCTCCTCGCGCCGCTGTGGCTCGTGTTCCATTACATCACGAAGTGGAAGACCTCGAAGGGCCTGTCGAGTGAGGACGAAAAGCTGCTCGAGGAGCTGTACCAGTCGGCTCAGCGCATGGAGAGCCGCATCAACGCCCTGGAGACGATTCTCGATGACCGAACGGAGCGCTGGAGAGAGGATCGTTCCGATCGCCAGCGACCAAGAAGCTGA
- the pspC gene encoding envelope stress response membrane protein PspC — MSRFPDNGFHPRRLYRDTENGMCFGVCAGVADYFGFNLFAARCLTLLAFIFMPVTILIYLGAAFLLRRKPPELHGTPEEEELKRTVRRDPHHVFHALRHRFRQMDARLARMERYITSPRYRLDKEFEDLSN, encoded by the coding sequence ATGAGCCGATTCCCAGACAACGGTTTTCACCCCCGCCGCCTGTACCGAGACACCGAAAACGGCATGTGCTTCGGTGTCTGTGCAGGAGTTGCCGACTACTTCGGATTCAATCTCTTTGCCGCGCGCTGCCTCACGCTGCTGGCTTTCATCTTCATGCCGGTCACGATCCTGATCTACCTCGGCGCTGCGTTTCTACTGCGACGCAAACCTCCGGAGCTGCACGGGACCCCGGAAGAGGAGGAGCTCAAGCGTACGGTTCGGCGCGATCCGCACCACGTGTTTCACGCGCTTCGCCACAGGTTCCGCCAAATGGATGCGCGCTTGGCGCGCATGGAGCGCTACATCACGTCACCGCGTTATCGGCTTGATAAGGAGTTCGAGGACCTTAGCAACTAG